The Sulfuricurvum sp. DNA window GAAAATGTCGCAAAAAACCATAGAACGACGGATGCATCAACCTAAGTGAAGTTCAAAAATAAGGGGATAACATGGCTGGAGCAGCTAGCTTGCGACAAATCGCGTTCTACGGAAAAGGTGGGATCGGTAAATCTACCACATCTCAAAATACATTGGCAGCAATGGCACACTATTTCGATAAAAATATTATGATTGTTGGATGTGATCCAAAAGCGGATTCAACTCGTTTGATTCTTCACGAGAAAGCACAAGATACTATTCTTTCTCTTGCAGCAGAATACGGCACCATCGAAGATGTTGAGATGGAACAAGCTCGTCTTTGGGGTAAAGGTCTTTTTGATAAAGAAACTCCGGGCGGTTGGATCAACTGTACTGAGTCTGGCGGACCAGAACCAGGAGTAGGTTGTGCAGGTCGTGGTGTTATTACTGCGATTAACTTCCTCGAAGAAGAGGGTGCTTACGATGAAGAAGGTCTTGACTTCGTTTCTTATGACGTTCTTGGTGACGTTGTTTGCGGCGGATTTGCAATGCCTATTCGTGAAGGTAAAGCACAAGAAATTTATATCGTTATGTCTGGTGAAATGATGGCGATGTATGCAGCTAACAACATCTCTAAAGGGATTTTGAAATATGCAAACACTGGTGGAGTTCGTCTTGCCGGTCTAGTATGTAACGCTCGTATGACAGATAAAGAGTACGATTTGGCACTAGAGCTTGCTCAACGCCTTGGAACTCAATTGATCCACTTCGTACCACGTAACAACATCGTTCAGCATGCTGAACTTCGTCGTATGACTGTTGTTGAGTACAGCCCATATTCTGACCAAGCTCGCGAATACAAAGAGCTTGCTCGTAAAATCGTTTATAACGATATGAAAATCATCCCTACTCCAATCAGTATGGATGAGCTTGAAGACTTGCTTCTTGCATTCGGTCTCGAAGACGAAGTAGATGAGTCTCAAGTTGGTAAAGCTGCGCACGAAGCGTAAGTAACTGAACGGTTCCTCTTTTGAGGAATCTTCAATGGCTGTCATAGAAGTTTCTATGACGTTTAACATCTTGTTAATAATGAAAAGAAAACAACAGAAAAAGGAGATTAGATGTTTGTATTAGGTTTTCACTTCCCAGCTGATATGGGGAATATTATTCCGGACGAAAAAGTTATCGAAAAATTGGCTGATGTTGATATCAGTGACGTTAAAGAGATCAAACTTTTGATGGGTACAAAAGATAAAGATAAAGAATGGATCAGCTACACAAACAAAGATACATTCTTGTTCAAAGCTATGGTTCACTATTTCAAAGAAGAGAACCCAGATAAAACTCAAAAATACATGATCTACATGAACCGTTACCAAATGTCTGCAATCTCTAAACGTGTAGATGCAGCTGATGATGAAACAATGAAATTGTGTCATAACTTAGATTCGATGGAACAATTCCGTATCGAAGTCGCGTAAGGAAGGGGTGTATTATGGGTCCAGAAACACTAGAAGCTAAACAAAAAGCGGCCATTGAAGAGATCTTAAAAGCGTATCCTGAGAAAGCGGCAAAAAACCGTGAAAAACACTTAGGCGTTGGTTCTCCAAATGACGAAAATCAAAAAACGTGCGGAGATGTCCGTTCAAACAAAAAAACCGTTCCGGGTGTAATGAGCCAACGTGGTTGTGCTTATGCAGGTTCTAAAGGGGTTGTATGGGGTCCTGTTAAAGACATGATTCACATCTCTCACGGTCCTATCGGATGCGGTCAATACAGCCGTGCAGGTCGTCGTAACTATTATATCGGTGTAACCGGTGTAGATACATTCGTTACTATGAACTTTAGTACGGATTTCCAAGAAAACAACATCGTTTTCGGTGGAGATAAAAAATTGGGTATCGCTATTGATGAAATCAATAACCTTTTCCCATTGAATAACGGTATCACTGTTCAATCAGAATGTCCGATCGGTTTGATCGGGGATGATATCGGTGCTGTTGCGAAAGTAAAAGCAAAAGAGCTTGACAAAACAATCGTTCCTGTTAACTGTGAAGGTTTCCGTGGGGTTTCTCAATCATTGGGTCACCACATTGCAAATGACACGGTTCGTGACTATGTTTTCGATGCAAAAGTAAATGTTAATACAAGCGATGTTGAAGCTACTGATTATGACGTAGCAATCATCGGTGACTATAATATCGGTGGTGACGCATGGTCAAGCCGTATCCTTTTGGAAGAAATGGGCCTTCGTGTTGTTGCACAATGGTCAGGAGATGCGACTCTTAAAGAGATGGCATTGACTCCAAAAGTTAAATTGAACTTGCTTCACTGCTACCGTTCAATGAACTATATCAGCCGACATATGGAAAAAGAGTACGGGATACCTTGGATTGAATATAACTTCTTCGGACCGTCACAAACCATCAAATCTCTCCGCAAAATCGCGGCGTTCTTTGACGAAAGTGTACAAGCTAAATGTGAAGAAGTTATCGCTAAATATCAACCGATGATCGATGCGGTTATCGCAAAATATAAACCACGTCTTGAAGGCAAACAAGTAATGTTGTTCGTAGGTGGTCTCCGCCCTCGTCACGTTATCGGTGCTTACGAAGATTTGGGTATGGAAGTAATCGGAACCGGTTATGAGTTCGCTCATGATGACGACTACAAACGTACAAAAGAAGAAATTTTCCGCTCAACCGTTATCTATGATGACGTCAACGAGTATGAACTTGAAGCATTTGTTAAAAAACTTCAACCTGACCTAGTAGCTTCTGGGATCAAAGAGAAGTATGTATTCCAAAAAATGGGTCTTCCATACCGTCAAATGCACTCATGGGATTACAGCGGACCTTACCACGGGTACGATGGATTCGCTATTTTCGCCCAGGATATGGATCTTGCGATCAACTCTCCTGTATGGGCACATTCAAAAGCACCATGGGAGAAAGAAGGCTGAAGCCTTCTTCCCTGCACTGAGCGAGCTTAGTCCGGCTCAGCTGCTTTATTAATACACACTGAGTTGGCTCTCGCAGCAGGCCCTTGCGCTTTTGGCGCTTTGAAAATTCCTTGCCTCGTATGAGGCAGAAAATTGTCTATACCAAGGAAAACACAATGCAAGAAGTAGAAAAAATCGTAAACGGGAAAGACCTGTTTAAACGACCTGAGTACCAAGATGTACTTAAAAACAAAAAACAATTTGAGTCGTCCATGCTCGCAATCAACCCTGCGAAAGTTGAAGAGGTTGCTGAGTGGACTAAATCATGGGATTACCGTGAGAAAAACCTTGCTCGTGAAGCAATTACCGTTAACCCTGCGAAAGCATGTCAACCACTTGGTGCGGTTATGGTTGCTCTCGGGTTTGAAGGTACTATGCCTTATGTTCATGGTTCACATGGATGTGTAGCATATTTCCGTTCATACTTTACACGTCACTTCAAAGAGCCAACACCATGTGTTTCTGACTCTATGACAGAAGATGCAGCGGTATTCGGTGGATTGGTGAACATGAAAGAGGGTCTTAAAAACTGTGCTGCAGTTTATAAACCTAAAATGATCGCAGTTTCTACTACTTGTATGGCTGAAGTTATCGGTGACGACTTGATGGCGTTCATCATTGCTGCTAAAGAAGAAGATAAAGGTGAATATTTACCGGCAGAATATCCGATTCCATATGCACACACTCCTTCATTCGTAGGAAGCCACATCACTGGTTACGATAACATGATGCACGGTATCATGTCTCAACTTACTGAAGGTCAAAAAGGCGAAACAAAACAACGTATCAATATCATCCCTGGTTTTGAAACGTATATCGGAAGCCTTCGTTCAGTAAAAAGCATCGTAGAAGCATTCGGTACAGACTATATCATGTTGGGTGACCACTCTGATCAATGGGATATGCCGGCTGGTCAATACGAAATGTTCCAAGGCGGAACAAAAATCGAAGACGCAAAAGATTGTATCAATTCAAGTGCAACCATTTCTCTTCAAAAATATGCAACGTCTAAAACTATGAAAATGGTAGAAAAACGTTGGAAACATGCTGGTGGAACAAGCAACCCAATCGGTCTTAAAGGGACTGATGAGTTTGTTATGAAACTTGCAGAATTGACAGGTACAGAAGTTCCTGCAAAACTTAAAGTAGAGCGCGGCCGTTTGGTTGATGCTATGCAAGACAGCTATCCGTATATGCACGGTAAAAAATTCGCTATCTGGGGTGATCCTGACTTCCTTCTCGGTGTTGTTTCATTCTTGTTAGAGATGGGTGCTGAGCCGACTCATGTTCTTTGCCACAATGCACCGAACGGTTGGGAAGATGAAATGAGAGCATTGCTCGATACATCTCCGGCTAAAGACAGCCTCCATGTATGGGCTGGTAAAGACTTGTGGGCAATGCGTTCACTTCTCTTCACTGAACCTGTTGATTTCATGATCGGTAACAGCTATGGTAAAGAGTTGATGCGTGATACTGGTACTCCGTTGATCTACATCGGATTCCCAATCTTTGACCGTCATCACCTACACCGTTACTCTATCAGCGGATACGACGGAGCGTTGAACCTTCTTACTTGGATCACGAACAAAGTTCTTGACCAATTGGATGAAGATACTAAAGGTATCGCAACAACCGACTACTTCTTCGACCTCATTCGCTAAACCTTTGTCCCCTTGCGGGACAAACTTCATTGTTTCTCGTCATTTTCCCCTTATCGGGGATTTTTTTGGTTGAGTTTTTTACGAAAGACTTAGTCAAACAAATAGGATGATTTATGGCCGGTGTACAGGATAAACTAAAAGCAGAACTTATGGTCGAAATCTATGCCAGTATCGACCGTATCTACGATTCAATCGAACAGCATTTCGATCTCGATGAGACACGACGAAGTAATGTTATAAAAAGCCTCAATACTCTTAAAGACGAACTGTATTTCGTTGTTCAAACGACACCGCTCTCATAGAAAAATGAAACACACTTTCTATCTAGTGTGATTCATTACTTCTCAATAATGGTATTTTAGCCCGATTATAAATGAATGGTCGCTTGCTGAATCGCTCAGACCGTAGCCGTAATCGCCTCCGATTGACCAATGTGTAGTGATGTTTTGCATGTATCCTGCATGAATGCTCTGAATACTTTCAATATCTTGATAGATCGTATCATATTGGTTATATGAGAGGCTAATCGTTGATTTAGGGGTTAACTGATATCCTAATCCTGCCTGAAACATTTGCGTATTTTGATAGGTTGCTTGTATCACATTCGTATCATTGACCCATGTATAGCTGTATCCACCGAACAGATATTTTGTAGAATCGATTGCGTACTGCAAATTTAATAATACGCTATAGTCAACAGCCTCATTACCGTAACCGCTTTTATAGGTTGGTATAACAACGCCGATACCGGGATAGAGTGTGAGTTTTTCAGTCGGTGTGAC harbors:
- the nifH gene encoding nitrogenase iron protein is translated as MAGAASLRQIAFYGKGGIGKSTTSQNTLAAMAHYFDKNIMIVGCDPKADSTRLILHEKAQDTILSLAAEYGTIEDVEMEQARLWGKGLFDKETPGGWINCTESGGPEPGVGCAGRGVITAINFLEEEGAYDEEGLDFVSYDVLGDVVCGGFAMPIREGKAQEIYIVMSGEMMAMYAANNISKGILKYANTGGVRLAGLVCNARMTDKEYDLALELAQRLGTQLIHFVPRNNIVQHAELRRMTVVEYSPYSDQAREYKELARKIVYNDMKIIPTPISMDELEDLLLAFGLEDEVDESQVGKAAHEA
- the nifD gene encoding nitrogenase molybdenum-iron protein alpha chain gives rise to the protein MGPETLEAKQKAAIEEILKAYPEKAAKNREKHLGVGSPNDENQKTCGDVRSNKKTVPGVMSQRGCAYAGSKGVVWGPVKDMIHISHGPIGCGQYSRAGRRNYYIGVTGVDTFVTMNFSTDFQENNIVFGGDKKLGIAIDEINNLFPLNNGITVQSECPIGLIGDDIGAVAKVKAKELDKTIVPVNCEGFRGVSQSLGHHIANDTVRDYVFDAKVNVNTSDVEATDYDVAIIGDYNIGGDAWSSRILLEEMGLRVVAQWSGDATLKEMALTPKVKLNLLHCYRSMNYISRHMEKEYGIPWIEYNFFGPSQTIKSLRKIAAFFDESVQAKCEEVIAKYQPMIDAVIAKYKPRLEGKQVMLFVGGLRPRHVIGAYEDLGMEVIGTGYEFAHDDDYKRTKEEIFRSTVIYDDVNEYELEAFVKKLQPDLVASGIKEKYVFQKMGLPYRQMHSWDYSGPYHGYDGFAIFAQDMDLAINSPVWAHSKAPWEKEG
- the nifK gene encoding nitrogenase molybdenum-iron protein subunit beta yields the protein MQEVEKIVNGKDLFKRPEYQDVLKNKKQFESSMLAINPAKVEEVAEWTKSWDYREKNLAREAITVNPAKACQPLGAVMVALGFEGTMPYVHGSHGCVAYFRSYFTRHFKEPTPCVSDSMTEDAAVFGGLVNMKEGLKNCAAVYKPKMIAVSTTCMAEVIGDDLMAFIIAAKEEDKGEYLPAEYPIPYAHTPSFVGSHITGYDNMMHGIMSQLTEGQKGETKQRINIIPGFETYIGSLRSVKSIVEAFGTDYIMLGDHSDQWDMPAGQYEMFQGGTKIEDAKDCINSSATISLQKYATSKTMKMVEKRWKHAGGTSNPIGLKGTDEFVMKLAELTGTEVPAKLKVERGRLVDAMQDSYPYMHGKKFAIWGDPDFLLGVVSFLLEMGAEPTHVLCHNAPNGWEDEMRALLDTSPAKDSLHVWAGKDLWAMRSLLFTEPVDFMIGNSYGKELMRDTGTPLIYIGFPIFDRHHLHRYSISGYDGALNLLTWITNKVLDQLDEDTKGIATTDYFFDLIR
- a CDS encoding DUF3187 family protein, with translation MKRSYLVFLLMSTSLLGYTDSDMDGVEDIYDKCPQTLFSDLVDRDGCAIQSTQNTIHYDLILAEEYSKINYASLQNSDTWTTSFEADIYLKNWILQGLTSYYSSNSTDTTANGWNDTLINVFYRVTPTEKLTLYPGIGVVIPTYKSGYGNEAVDYSVLLNLQYAIDSTKYLFGGYSYTWVNDTNVIQATYQNTQMFQAGLGYQLTPKSTISLSYNQYDTIYQDIESIQSIHAGYMQNITTHWSIGGDYGYGLSDSASDHSFIIGLKYHY